A single Leptolyngbya sp. FACHB-261 DNA region contains:
- a CDS encoding ABC transporter permease yields the protein MHKQLVSWLDGLLGSRFWALFRKELAQILHNPQMVRIILVPPTVMLLLYGFALNPDFKDLKVGIADYSQSSASRELIEIFEQTDALTVSNYYTSASEMADALARGNLTVGVTIPPEFAEDIARGRSAQVQVLYDAVDANTASIASGYVTQLVSDYNLRQRDNRPGVASSARRAQVQLKTLVLYNQGLDTAWFIVPGMIGVLLTVIGSQLASTSVVREKEAGTIEQLLMTPASNTEVILAKICPLLVLLIMDACIALTVARLVFGVPLRGNFLVFLGVSSLYFWVGISIGILLASFSKSQQQAQLTAFFINPPMVILSGATSPTSAMPPFMQFLSHLDPLRYFIEVCRGVLLKGVGLESLWPQVLTLLAFALVLMTLSIRQFRRQLQ from the coding sequence ATGCACAAACAGTTGGTGAGTTGGTTGGATGGGTTGCTGGGCAGCCGCTTCTGGGCCTTGTTTCGCAAAGAGCTGGCTCAGATTTTGCACAACCCTCAGATGGTGCGGATCATTCTGGTGCCGCCCACGGTCATGCTGCTGCTTTATGGGTTTGCCCTCAATCCTGACTTCAAGGATTTGAAGGTTGGCATTGCCGACTACAGCCAGAGTTCAGCCTCCCGTGAACTAATCGAGATTTTTGAGCAGACTGATGCACTCACCGTCAGCAACTACTACACCTCAGCGTCGGAAATGGCTGATGCCCTGGCCCGAGGTAATCTGACGGTTGGCGTTACCATCCCGCCCGAGTTTGCTGAAGATATTGCTCGGGGTCGCAGCGCCCAAGTGCAGGTGCTTTACGATGCGGTGGATGCCAACACGGCCAGCATTGCTTCAGGCTACGTCACTCAGTTAGTGAGCGACTATAACCTGCGCCAACGGGATAACCGGCCTGGGGTTGCCAGTTCAGCCCGACGCGCTCAAGTGCAGCTCAAGACCTTGGTGCTCTACAATCAGGGGCTCGATACGGCCTGGTTCATTGTGCCGGGGATGATCGGCGTATTGCTCACGGTGATCGGTTCGCAGTTAGCCTCAACCTCGGTCGTTCGAGAAAAAGAAGCGGGCACGATCGAGCAGCTTTTGATGACACCCGCTTCCAATACCGAAGTCATCCTTGCCAAGATCTGCCCGTTGCTGGTTTTGCTGATTATGGATGCCTGCATCGCGCTGACCGTGGCGCGTCTGGTGTTTGGTGTGCCTCTACGGGGAAATTTTCTGGTGTTTCTGGGCGTGAGCAGCCTGTATTTCTGGGTGGGCATCAGCATTGGCATTCTGCTAGCCTCATTTTCCAAGAGTCAGCAACAGGCACAATTAACAGCGTTCTTTATTAATCCGCCGATGGTGATTCTGTCGGGCGCCACTAGCCCCACCTCAGCGATGCCGCCCTTCATGCAATTTCTGAGCCACTTAGATCCCCTGCGGTATTTCATTGAGGTCTGTCGCGGTGTGTTGCTCAAGGGTGTAGGGCTGGAGTCACTGTGGCCCCAAGTGTTAACCCTGCTTGCCTTTGCGCTGGTGCTGATGACCTTGAGCATTCGTCAGTTTCGGCGTCAGCTTCAGTAG
- a CDS encoding glycosyltransferase yields MSVIIPSYNRKHCIEPALSSVLQQTYPNYELIVVDDASSDGTADWIAQTYPEVRLLRLSQNEGAAGARNQGMSLASGELIAFLDSDDQWLPNYLEAQIKTLQAHPEAVLAFCDCLEVKGNRKRRYIAKPKPTYPDLIEHLLLDDNFIITMSVVMVRSEALKQSGALNQTLRIVHDREWYLRLLHSGSFAYTPQCLVSRVLHASNLVDNHRQWSQEVLQLLDCFFVDARSQPYRDLEAGARCHALLRVDKLTRQMGRRDALFRMQMLVQAFGYSPKQTLRYLAQTWLEASKSWLRPLWKQLSR; encoded by the coding sequence GTGTCTGTGATTATCCCGTCCTACAACCGCAAACACTGCATTGAGCCTGCGCTCAGCAGTGTTTTACAGCAGACCTATCCCAACTACGAGTTGATCGTGGTAGATGATGCCTCTAGCGACGGCACTGCTGATTGGATCGCCCAAACCTATCCAGAGGTTCGCTTGCTGCGTCTGTCCCAAAATGAAGGCGCAGCAGGAGCCCGTAACCAGGGGATGAGCCTTGCTAGTGGCGAGCTTATTGCCTTTCTGGATTCTGATGACCAGTGGCTACCCAATTATCTAGAAGCCCAGATTAAAACTCTACAAGCACACCCCGAGGCAGTCCTGGCTTTCTGCGATTGCTTGGAGGTTAAGGGCAATCGCAAAAGACGCTATATTGCAAAGCCTAAACCGACCTATCCCGACCTAATCGAACATCTTCTGCTTGATGACAATTTCATCATCACGATGTCAGTTGTCATGGTTCGCAGTGAGGCTCTAAAGCAATCTGGCGCTCTCAACCAAACGCTGCGCATTGTTCACGACCGGGAATGGTATTTGCGTCTGTTGCATAGCGGTAGCTTTGCCTACACTCCACAGTGTTTAGTCAGCCGCGTTCTTCACGCTAGCAATCTAGTCGATAACCACCGGCAATGGTCTCAAGAAGTTCTCCAATTGCTGGATTGCTTTTTTGTCGATGCTCGCAGTCAGCCTTACCGAGATTTGGAAGCCGGGGCGAGATGCCATGCGCTCTTGCGGGTAGACAAGCTCACTCGGCAGATGGGCCGTCGTGATGCTTTATTTCGCATGCAGATGCTTGTCCAAGCATTTGGGTACTCTCCTAAACAGACCCTGCGCTATTTGGCTCAAACTTGGCTAGAAGCTAGCAAAAGCTGGCTGAGACCGCTCTGGAAACAGCTCTCTCGCTAG
- a CDS encoding 2OG-Fe(II) oxygenase, which translates to MPIQFTDLGADILLVEGLLPLTFCKHLIEVLECFQLQAAGIAVERVDTKIRSNDLLRLGGSDPLLQSTNQLLLAQVASIQTLLHQHYGVAFPHSEDCSLLRYQSGQFYKRHVDNLLLASRFAEIAQGLPTRDISLVGYLNEDFEGGETFFDRQNLKVKPQTGSVLVFPAYYTHPHQSLAVIEGQKYAWTTWLFH; encoded by the coding sequence ATGCCTATTCAGTTTACAGATTTAGGTGCAGATATTCTGTTGGTGGAGGGCTTGCTGCCTCTCACCTTCTGCAAGCATTTGATTGAAGTGCTTGAGTGTTTTCAGCTGCAAGCTGCTGGAATTGCAGTTGAGCGAGTAGATACCAAGATTCGCAGCAATGATTTGTTGCGCTTAGGGGGCTCTGATCCATTGCTGCAATCCACCAATCAGCTTTTGCTAGCACAGGTTGCCAGCATTCAAACCCTGCTGCATCAGCACTATGGGGTTGCTTTCCCCCACAGCGAGGATTGCAGCCTCTTACGCTATCAATCAGGGCAGTTTTACAAGCGCCATGTGGACAACCTCTTGCTAGCCAGTCGCTTTGCAGAAATTGCCCAGGGATTACCCACCCGAGATATTAGTCTTGTGGGCTATTTGAATGAAGATTTTGAGGGTGGCGAAACCTTTTTCGATCGCCAAAACCTCAAGGTGAAGCCTCAGACTGGCAGCGTCCTTGTCTTTCCGGCTTACTATACCCATCCCCATCAATCTTTAGCGGTGATTGAAGGGCAGAAGTATGCTTGGACAACTTGGTTATTTCACTAG